Genomic segment of Dehalococcoidia bacterium:
TTATTATCTCTCCTATCAGATCGCGTAGAAGTTTCTAGGATTGAAATCAACGATCTTATTGATCAAGCTTGTACTCAAGTCAGTTCGGCTTTTTAGAATAGAAATAGCATCGATTTCGCTGGATGGGTCAAAATGCCCGTAGTCAGTTCCGATTAGCAGGTTGTCTTCGCCTACGTACCCAACAATATAATCAAGATCATCGTCATTTTGGCATGTAACGTATACCCGGAATTCCGCAAAAGGATTGTCAGGAAAAACTTTGCCTGATGCTTCGTACCTGCGCCTAGCTTCATGGGCGACCCATGGACCCCATTGAGCGCTCGCTTCAATGAAGCCCCATCTCAGTAGAGGGAATTTTTGGGGAAGTTCGCTAACCATATATGAATGGCATGAGACTGCAGTCATAGCTCGAAACATTCCAAATGAAGCACCTGGGTCGTACGGCGAACGTAACACGTCGCAAACTGCCGAGTTCCCGTTAGCGATGTGAACTGCTATTGCCATATTTAATCGTTCCGCTTCTTCATATATTGGGTAAAAATAAATATCAGGCAAAGTACGTGTCGACTCTATAGGGCGCATGCAGACTGCGACTGCGCCATTATCCTTAGCAAATCTCATTTGATCTAGCGCGTCATTAATACTTGTCAATGGAAGGACACATGACCATCTGAAGCGACCGTTCCCTTTGCTCCAAATATCAGCTAACCATCTATTCCAAGCCTTGCAAACTGCAACATCAACTTCAATGCGATCTGCAACCTGCTCAATAAAAAGCGTGTTGTGCAAAACTTGCACATCTATACCTAATTGGTCCATATGGTTTAATCGAGACTGAATGTCAGACATTTCTCGAGCGTCTTCTGGGGTTTGTGTATTACGGTCAACGGGGCGTAAATGATCGATGTCGCTAAGCATCGCCCTGCGGCGCAACTTATCATCCACTAGCCATCGATAGTTGTTAGGTTCGCTCCGAGCCGAAGCAAGTACTGGCTTGAAACGAATATCGTTACCATCTATGAATTCCCATGTTCGTTCAGTCTCTACAACATGAGCATCACTATCGATTACCGGCACTTGCCCCCTCCCTAGGAAAGATTTAGTAACATGCCGAATATACCATGAAAAACCACGCAGAGTAATGAGTAATGCAAATTTGAGAGAGCGCGATATTAGTTCTTACGTTTTCGGGGTTCCGTTACTCGCTTGCCTACT
This window contains:
- a CDS encoding amidohydrolase — translated: MPVIDSDAHVVETERTWEFIDGNDIRFKPVLASARSEPNNYRWLVDDKLRRRAMLSDIDHLRPVDRNTQTPEDAREMSDIQSRLNHMDQLGIDVQVLHNTLFIEQVADRIEVDVAVCKAWNRWLADIWSKGNGRFRWSCVLPLTSINDALDQMRFAKDNGAVAVCMRPIESTRTLPDIYFYPIYEEAERLNMAIAVHIANGNSAVCDVLRSPYDPGASFGMFRAMTAVSCHSYMVSELPQKFPLLRWGFIEASAQWGPWVAHEARRRYEASGKVFPDNPFAEFRVYVTCQNDDDLDYIVGYVGEDNLLIGTDYGHFDPSSEIDAISILKSRTDLSTSLINKIVDFNPRNFYAI